In bacterium, the sequence GAAAGAAAATTTACCAGGCCTACTATTATTATTTTCTACTGCATTTCTCGCCCAATATTTATCAGCACTCTACGACGTGCACGGGAAACACCCGATTGAAGCCTCAGCAGTCGCGATTGTACTAGGAATCCTAGGTCGCAATCTTCTCAGTTTACCAAAGACATTGACTCAGGGCTTAAAGTCCGGTGATGCAGCACTTGCTGCTGGGATTGTGTTTTTAGGCGCAAGTCTAAATTTAAAGCAAGTCATCGCTCAAGGCCCACTCATTTTAGGCATTATTCTAATCACGATGCTTGTGAGTTTTTTTGCAATTTATTTTCTCAGTAGAAAATTTTCTCTTTCAAGTAATTTATCTTTACTACTTGCTGCAGGAACAACAATTTGCGGCACCTCAGCAATTGCTGTTACAGCGCCACTAATTAAAGCCAAGGATTCCGAAACGAGTTACGCAGTAGGAGTCGTTGCACTTTGCGGGCTAATTGCAATTTTTCTTTATCCATTTTTGGGACATTTTGTTGCAGCAAGCGACTTACAATTTGGAATTTTTGCGGGCACTGCAATTCATTCTACCCCACAAGTCGTCGGAGCAGGTTACATTTATTCAGATCTTGCAGGACAGACTGCGACCACAGTAAAATTAGTGCGTAATTGTTTTATGGCGCCAATGGCTTTTCTGATTGCTTTTTTAGCAGCAAAATCAAGTTCTGAAGCA encodes:
- a CDS encoding putative sulfate exporter family transporter; translation: MFKKENLPGLLLLFSTAFLAQYLSALYDVHGKHPIEASAVAIVLGILGRNLLSLPKTLTQGLKSGDAALAAGIVFLGASLNLKQVIAQGPLILGIILITMLVSFFAIYFLSRKFSLSSNLSLLLAAGTTICGTSAIAVTAPLIKAKDSETSYAVGVVALCGLIAIFLYPFLGHFVAASDLQFGIFAGTAIHSTPQVVGAGYIYSDLAGQTATTVKLVRNCFMAPMAFLIAFLAAKSSSEAAGPKLTRAQVLRAFPWFLFGYFILAGINSLGYIPAKLSAQLSDLGKFLIIVGMAGVGFLSDLRSISSVGYNPLIVGCLGSLIVALVSSIAIACLV